One genomic window of Quercus robur chromosome 6, dhQueRobu3.1, whole genome shotgun sequence includes the following:
- the LOC126688439 gene encoding disease resistance protein RPM1-like, which translates to MAESAVAFLLDKLSRFVVYEIQLLGGGREEVLYLRGELEHLWAFLKVADAFEESDEELKVWIKQVREIAYDTEDALDEFTLLQVHDHGDGFYGSLSRLSCCIKNRKARSRIVSELQGINSRITNVCKGYERLLHKMNKAEQGSGSTSASNTWQDRRGDALLIDKIDLVGIDEPKQKLVQDLMKGGCGREVVPVAAMGGMGKTTLAKQVYDDAEVKKHFKIRAWITVSQSFKIEELLKDMIREIFRVVSRPVPEGLDSMNNNRLRRIIKDLLQKRRYLIVLDDVWRLHEWDAVKYALPNNNYGSRVILTTRNTDVASTSVTESVGEVFNLKPLAPKESWDLFCRKTFQGNACPTYLEEICKNILKKCEGLPLAIVAISGVLATKDKRRIDEWDMVCRSFGAEIDGNDKLKDLKKVLSLSFNDLPYYLKSCFLYLSIFPEDYLIERMRLIRLWIAEGFIEAKEGKTPEEVAEDYLNELLNRGLLQVADTTSDGRVKMYHVHDLLREIIVSKSRDQKFTVIAKDQNVVWYDKVRRLSIHNTLQNLQENISVSQLRSLFMFGVPEKLFMHTIFPHGFRLLHVLDMQNARLKKFPIDIVNLYYLKYLSLRGTKVKIIPSFIGKLQNLETLDLKHSRVTELPVEILKLQRLRHLLVYHFKLESYEYFHSRYGFQVQESIGHLRSLQKLCFIEANGGGSTIMTELGKLNQLRRLGILKLRKEDGKSLCSSLKRLTNLHALSITSIGKEEILDLQHLSSPPLLIQRLYLRGRLETLPHWLPSLHGLVRLYLKWSRLKDDPLEFLQHLPNLVHLELLQVFEGDVLSFRMGGFKKLKVLGLDKFSELRCMKVEVGAMPCVEKLIIQRCKLLKRVPEGIEYLTKLKVLEFFDMPEEFIQTLRPGEKGSDYWKVAHIPQAYSTYWREGGWEINSLESLSEGDNSPRPNTIILKSHDLQTRWK; encoded by the coding sequence ATGGCAGAGAGTGCAGTGGCCTTTCTGCTTGACAAGCTTTCACGCTTTGTTGTGTATGAGATACAACTCCTTGGGGGGGGTCGGGAAGAAGTTTTGTATCTTAGAGGAGAATTAGAACACTTATGGGCCTTCCTGAAGGTTGCAGATGCATTTGAAGAAAGTGATGAAGAACTCAAAGTATGGATCAAGCAAGTGCGAGAGATTGCTTATGACACTGAAGATGCTCTTGATGAATTCACACTTCTTCAAGTACATGATCATGGAGATGGATTCTATGGTTCGCTCAGTAGATTATCTTGTTGCATTAAGAACAGAAAAGCTCGTTCTAGGATTGTTTCTGAATTACAAGGCATTAACTCCAGAATTACAAATGTTTGCAAAGGTTATGAGAGGCTGCTTCATAAAATGAATAAAGCTGAACAAGGTTCAGGCTCCACAAGTGCAAGCAATACATGGCAAGACCGTAGAGGTGACGCCCTTCTTATAGACAAGATAGATTTAGTGGGGATTGATGAGCCTAAGCAGAAGCTGGTGCAGGATCTGATGAAGGGTGGTTGTGGTCGTGAAGTAGTTCCTGTTGCTGCAATGGGAGGAATGGGTAAAACAACCTTGGCAAAGCAAGTCTATGATGATGCAGAAGTGAAGAAACATTTCAAAATACGCGCTTGGATCACTGTTTCTCAATCATTCAAGATAGAAGAACTCCTCAAAGACATGATTCGAGAAATCTTCCGAGTAGTCAGCAGACCAGTTCCAGAAGGATTGGATAGCATGAACAATAATCGGTTGAGAAGAATAATCAAGGACTTGCTTCAGAAAAGAAGGTACTTGATAGTTTTAGATGATGTATGGCGCTTGCATGAATGGGATGCTGTCAAATATGCCTTGCCTAACAATAATTATGGCAGCCGAGTAATTCTCACTACACGTAATACTGATGTTGCTTCCACCTCAGTCACAGAATCTGTAGGTGAGGTCTTTAACTTGAAGCCCTTGGCTCCAAAGGAGTCTTGGGATCTTTTCTGTAGGAAGACCTTCCAAGGGAATGCATGCCCTACTTATTTGGAGGAAAtctgtaaaaatattttaaaaaagtgtgAAGGACTGCCCCTTGCAATTGTGGCAATTAGTGGTGTTTTGGCTACAAAAGACAAGCGTAGGATTGATGAGTGGGATATGGTTTGCCGTAGTTTCGGAGCTGAAATTGATGGCAATGACAAATTGAAAGATTTGAAGAAAGTACTTTCTCTCAGTTTTAATGATCTGCCCTACTACCTAAAATCATGTTTCCTGTACTTGAGCATCTTTCCTGAGGATTATCTAATTGAGCGTATGAGACTAATTCGATTATGGATAGCAGAGGGATTCATTGAAGCCAAAGAAGGGAAAACACCAGAAGAAGTTGCAGAGGACTACCTCAATGAACTCTTGAATAGAGGCCTATTGCAAGTGGCAGACACAACAAGTGATGGAAGGGTCAAAATGTATCATGTCCATGACCTGCTGCGGGAAATTATCGTGTCAAAGTCAAGAGATCAGAAATTCACTGTAATTGCTAAAGATCAGAATGTGGTGTGGTACGATAAGGTTCGACGCCTATCAATACATAACACATTGCAAAATTTACAGGAAAACATATCTGTTTCTCAACTACGTTCTTTGTTCATGTTTGGGGTGCCAGAAAAACTATTCATGCATACAATTTTTCCTCATGGCTTTAGGCTGCTACATGTGCTAGATATGCAAAATGCACGTTTGAAGAAGTTTCCAATTGATATTGTGAACCtgtattatttgaaatatttaagCTTGAGGGGTACCAAAGTTAAAATCATTCCAAGCTTTATAGGGAAGCTTCAGAATCTGGAGACTTTGGATCTCAAGCATTCCCGTGTCACTGAACTGCCTGTTGAGATCTTGAAGCTCCAGCGACTACGCCATCTCCTTGTATATCATTTCAAACTTGAATCTTATGAATATTTCCACTCTAGATATGGTTTTCAGGTCCAGGAAAGCATTGGACATTTGCGATCCCTACAAAAGCTGTGTTTCATAGAGGCAAATGGAGGTGGTAGCACTATAATGACAGAACTGGGGAAACTGAATCAACTAAGGAGGTTAGGCATTTTGAAGTTGAGGAAAGAAGACGGAAAATCTCTGTGTTCCTCCCTTAAAAGGCTGACCAACCTACATGCCTTGTCTATTACTTCAATAGGGAAGGAAGAGATCCTTGATTTGCAGCACCTTTCTTCTCCACCTCTATTGATTCAACGATTGTACTTGAGAGGACGTTTGGAGACATTACCTCATTGGTTACCATCACTTCATGGCCTGGTCAGATTGTATTTGAAATGGAGTAGATTAAAGGATGATCCACTTGAATTTCTTCAACATTTGCCCAATCTTGTACATCTTGAATTGCTTCAGGTTTTTGAGGGAGACGTGTTGTCGTTTAGGATGGGGGGCTTTAAGAAGCTTAAGGTTCTAGGACTTGATAAATTCAGTGAACTTAGATGCATGAAAGTGGAGGTGGGAGCAATGCCTTGTGTTGAAAAGTTAATTATCCAGCGGTGTAAATTGCTGAAGAGGGTGCCGGAAGGCATTGAATACCTGACCAAGTTAAAAGTTCTAGAATTCTTTGACATGCCTGAAGAATTTATCCAGACACTTCGTCCAGGCGAAAAAGGTAGTGATTATTGGAAAGTTGCTCACATCCCACAAGCCTATTCTACCTACTGGAGAGAAGGTGGATGGGAGATCAATTCTTTGGAGAGTCTGAGTGAGGGAGATAATTCTCCCAGGCCCAATACTATCATTCTAAAGAGCCATGATCTTCAGACACGGTGGAAATGA